In a single window of the Chondrocystis sp. NIES-4102 genome:
- a CDS encoding pyridine nucleotide-disulfide oxidoreductase family protein, translated as MNKKLVLIGGGHASAIALKLWGLNPIPNVDLILITDVLQTPYSGMLPGYVAGFYSYEQTHIDLSRLAKFAGAKLLKDPAIGLDLEQNKVICKSDQVEFDFLSIDIGSTPQMLNIPGAKEYAIPAKPVPQFLAAWSKLKQQFKSNPSQVISLVIVGGGAGGVELSLNMQASLQRILNFPDQQVQIHLIHQGDRLLSGHNSWVSNKLQDILIQRDIQLHLKESVTEVLADKINCASGLKIKYDAVFWVTQATAPHWIKNSQLTTDEGGFILVNDTLASVSHPHILAAGDIATMINYQRPKAGVFAVRQGKPLVTNWRCLLTEQPLQTYTPQSKYLALIGTGDGSAIASWGNWGWRSQALWWMKDYIDRRFMKQFLV; from the coding sequence ATGAACAAAAAACTAGTATTAATTGGTGGTGGTCATGCAAGTGCGATCGCCTTGAAATTGTGGGGCTTAAATCCTATACCAAATGTGGACTTGATCTTAATAACCGATGTGCTACAAACTCCCTATTCGGGTATGCTTCCTGGTTATGTGGCTGGTTTTTATAGTTATGAACAAACTCATATTGACCTTAGTCGTTTGGCTAAATTTGCTGGTGCTAAATTGCTTAAAGATCCAGCCATTGGTTTGGATCTAGAACAAAATAAAGTTATATGTAAAAGTGATCAGGTTGAGTTTGATTTTTTATCAATAGATATTGGTAGTACGCCCCAAATGCTTAATATACCTGGTGCTAAGGAATATGCTATCCCAGCAAAACCAGTACCTCAGTTTTTAGCTGCTTGGTCTAAATTGAAACAACAGTTTAAATCTAATCCTAGTCAAGTAATTTCTTTGGTGATTGTTGGCGGTGGGGCAGGAGGTGTAGAATTATCTTTAAATATGCAGGCGAGTTTACAACGTATTTTAAATTTTCCAGACCAGCAAGTACAAATACATTTAATTCATCAAGGCGATCGCTTGCTTTCGGGTCATAATTCTTGGGTAAGTAATAAGCTGCAAGATATTTTAATTCAACGAGACATTCAATTGCATTTAAAGGAAAGCGTTACCGAAGTATTAGCAGATAAAATTAATTGTGCATCAGGGTTAAAGATTAAATACGATGCAGTGTTTTGGGTAACTCAAGCAACCGCTCCCCATTGGATTAAAAATTCCCAATTAACTACAGATGAAGGGGGATTTATTTTAGTTAACGATACTTTAGCTTCCGTATCCCATCCTCATATTTTGGCTGCGGGGGATATTGCCACGATGATTAATTATCAACGTCCTAAAGCAGGGGTTTTTGCGGTGCGTCAAGGAAAGCCTTTAGTAACTAATTGGCGATGTTTATTAACCGAGCAACCATTACAAACCTATACCCCTCAAAGCAAATATTTAGCTCTAATTGGTACAGGAGATGGTAGCGCGATCGCGTCTTGGGGTAATTGGGGCTGGCGATCGCAGGCGTTATGGTGGATGAAAGATTATATTGATCGTCGGTTTATGAAGCAGTTTTTGGTTTAA
- a CDS encoding phosphopantothenoylcysteine decarboxylase/phosphopantothenate--cysteine ligase, with product MFTWEYQPPPSSELEDRQVTLESTHLQNKRIALLMTGSIAAIKAPLIARTLRRQGADVVAFVSQSALRYTTIEALEWSTTNPVVTKLTAAAEHLSDAHPFSAYLVAPATYNTINKMRWGIADSVITSTLASAIGRMERGKTQILIAPTMHGSLHNSILTDSLQQLDKLGIKIIPPKIANGKNNLPPEKAIALAVCRAVSDSPLQDIPILVTGGPTPVPLDNIRRLTNRFTGRLGVCIAEELYQRGANVFLIHGISSYSPPEYLPHQIVTSYEEYFRTVITQLEQQPYQFGIFSAAVADYQPAQVFPGKIPSGGALTKIDLVTTQKVISEVRARFPKLGMITFKYQENVSHAELIKIAETRLNQGYQMVVANRGEEQAQGEQVAYLVTKNLSSQQVIGKQNIAKAIADYLSDQLKSDFS from the coding sequence ATGTTTACTTGGGAATATCAACCGCCACCCTCATCGGAATTAGAAGATCGTCAAGTTACTTTAGAATCGACTCATTTACAAAATAAACGTATTGCTCTACTAATGACAGGTAGCATCGCAGCCATCAAAGCCCCATTAATTGCACGTACTCTACGTCGTCAGGGAGCGGACGTGGTTGCTTTCGTCTCTCAATCCGCTTTAAGATACACTACGATTGAAGCTTTGGAATGGAGTACCACCAACCCTGTAGTCACTAAATTAACAGCAGCAGCAGAACATTTGAGTGATGCACATCCTTTTTCCGCTTATTTAGTCGCACCTGCTACCTACAATACGATTAATAAAATGCGTTGGGGAATTGCAGATAGTGTGATCACTTCTACCCTCGCTTCAGCTATCGGTAGAATGGAAAGGGGTAAAACTCAAATTTTGATTGCACCAACAATGCACGGTAGTTTACATAATTCGATTTTGACTGATTCTCTACAACAGTTAGACAAATTAGGAATTAAAATTATCCCTCCCAAAATAGCCAACGGCAAAAATAATTTACCGCCAGAAAAAGCGATCGCCCTGGCTGTATGTAGGGCTGTTAGTGATTCTCCTCTACAAGATATTCCTATTTTAGTTACAGGTGGGCCCACACCAGTCCCCCTCGATAATATTCGTCGTTTAACTAATCGTTTTACTGGAAGATTGGGAGTTTGTATTGCAGAAGAATTATATCAAAGAGGTGCAAACGTTTTTTTAATTCATGGAATTAGTAGTTATTCTCCACCTGAATATCTTCCCCATCAAATAGTAACCAGCTATGAGGAATATTTCAGGACAGTTATCACTCAACTAGAGCAACAACCATATCAATTTGGGATATTTTCGGCTGCGGTGGCTGATTATCAACCCGCGCAAGTATTCCCTGGCAAAATACCTAGTGGTGGGGCTTTGACTAAAATTGATCTAGTCACTACTCAAAAGGTGATTAGCGAAGTACGAGCAAGATTTCCTAAGTTGGGTATGATTACTTTTAAATACCAAGAAAACGTTTCCCACGCAGAATTAATTAAAATTGCCGAAACTAGATTGAATCAAGGATATCAAATGGTAGTGGCTAATCGAGGGGAAGAGCAAGCACAAGGAGAACAAGTTGCTTATTTAGTTACTAAAAATCTATCATCGCAACAAGTTATCGGTAAACAAAATATAGCTAAAGCGATCGCTGATTATTTGTCAGATCAATTAAAATCTGATTTCTCATAA
- a CDS encoding putative methyltransferase — MVESEYIFTDTQFTSELARLKILEKISDPTSHKRISATGIDVGWQCLEIGAGAGSITYWLSSLVGSQGKITAIDIDTRFLTDTSFTNVEIIQGDINQLSLPNNCFDLIHARNILIHLVTHEAIISKMLSWLKPGGWLVLEEPDFSALKSITGTLKEHQAFEKIKKAIAQMFTNRGLDYDLGIRLPSLIQKLGLQQIQVENNVPISPGGSDVAIMMKLSAMQLAAKYIATGKTTTEDLQTYIQFAENPTTWAIYLATVGVSGQKPQT; from the coding sequence ATGGTAGAATCAGAATACATTTTCACCGACACACAATTTACCTCTGAATTAGCAAGACTGAAAATATTAGAAAAAATATCAGATCCAACTAGCCATAAAAGAATTTCAGCTACTGGTATTGATGTAGGTTGGCAGTGTTTAGAAATAGGTGCAGGGGCAGGTTCAATTACCTACTGGTTATCTTCTCTAGTTGGCAGTCAAGGAAAAATTACTGCTATAGATATTGATACTCGTTTTTTGACAGATACTTCTTTTACTAATGTAGAAATAATTCAAGGCGATATTAATCAATTGAGTTTGCCTAATAATTGTTTTGATTTAATACACGCTCGCAATATCTTAATTCATCTTGTAACCCACGAGGCTATTATATCTAAAATGCTGAGTTGGCTTAAACCTGGTGGTTGGTTAGTCTTGGAAGAACCAGACTTTTCTGCTTTAAAATCTATTACTGGAACTTTAAAAGAACATCAAGCCTTTGAGAAAATAAAAAAGGCGATCGCTCAGATGTTTACTAACCGAGGTTTAGATTATGATTTGGGAATTAGGCTACCCTCACTCATACAAAAACTAGGCTTACAACAAATACAAGTAGAAAACAATGTACCTATTTCTCCAGGAGGATCAGATGTTGCCATAATGATGAAATTGTCGGCAATGCAATTAGCAGCAAAATATATCGCTACAGGTAAGACTACTACTGAAGATCTTCAGACTTATATCCAATTTGCCGAAAACCCAACAACCTGGGCAATTTATTTAGCAACGGTGGGAGTCAGTGGTCAAAAACCTCAAACATAA
- the bioB gene encoding biotin synthetase produces MTQIDYPTLAQLSLSGELIDRATAKSILSAPDTVLLQQLAAAYQIRHHYWSNRVRLHFLLNAQSGLCPEDCNYCSQSKISSAEIEKYPLIAQDKILQAAQRAANLKAGTFCLAISGRSPSESVFNQLLAAFQTIKTQHDLKICACLGLLDESQAQRLAAVGVDRVNHNLNTSENHHEHICSTHTFSDRVATLKNVQKAGITTCSGGILGMNETDDDIIDLAYSLRELNVTSVPINFLIPISGTPLGDLNQLNPRRCLRILCLFRFILPQQEIRIAGGREVHLRSLQVMGLYPANSIFVGDYLTTMGQAASADLAMIRDAGFVLEAPDGSILDTEEKSELNVQVKQSV; encoded by the coding sequence ATGACTCAAATTGATTACCCTACCTTAGCGCAACTATCATTATCAGGTGAATTAATAGATCGTGCTACAGCCAAAAGTATTTTATCAGCCCCAGATACAGTCTTGCTCCAACAATTAGCAGCAGCTTATCAAATTCGGCATCATTATTGGTCAAATCGTGTAAGATTGCATTTTCTACTTAATGCCCAAAGTGGTTTATGTCCTGAAGATTGTAATTACTGTTCTCAGTCTAAAATTTCTTCTGCTGAAATTGAAAAGTATCCTTTAATTGCTCAAGATAAAATTCTTCAAGCAGCCCAACGCGCAGCTAATCTTAAAGCAGGTACATTTTGTTTGGCTATTTCAGGGCGATCGCCTTCGGAATCTGTCTTTAATCAATTGTTAGCAGCTTTTCAAACGATTAAAACTCAACACGATTTAAAAATATGTGCCTGTTTGGGTTTATTAGATGAATCTCAAGCTCAACGTCTCGCAGCAGTTGGTGTTGATCGAGTTAACCATAATTTGAATACTTCAGAAAATCATCACGAACATATTTGTAGTACTCATACCTTTAGCGATCGCGTTGCCACTTTAAAAAATGTGCAAAAAGCAGGCATTACTACTTGTTCTGGCGGTATCCTGGGCATGAATGAAACGGATGATGACATTATTGATTTGGCTTATTCTCTACGGGAATTAAATGTTACTAGTGTACCGATTAATTTTCTCATTCCCATTAGCGGAACACCTTTAGGCGATCTCAATCAGTTAAATCCTCGTCGTTGTTTACGTATTTTATGTTTATTCCGTTTTATCCTTCCTCAACAAGAGATTAGAATTGCTGGCGGACGAGAAGTTCATTTGAGATCATTACAAGTAATGGGTTTATATCCTGCTAATTCGATTTTCGTAGGAGATTACCTTACCACTATGGGACAAGCAGCTTCTGCTGATTTAGCTATGATCCGTGATGCAGGGTTTGTACTCGAAGCCCCAGACGGATCGATTTTAGACACAGAAGAAAAGTCAGAATTAAATGTCCAAGTAAAACAGTCTGTTTAA
- a CDS encoding CpcD phycobilisome linker-like protein: MIFRDFADRFRNFANSVVRFKVSQPYWVKITTKKPHCIYYFGPFDNYSEAKEMQSGYVEDLMTEKAIGITVEIKRCLPTRLTIMEEEEVYQQSEIFKY; the protein is encoded by the coding sequence ATGATTTTTAGAGATTTTGCCGATCGCTTTAGAAATTTCGCTAACTCAGTTGTCAGATTTAAAGTTAGCCAGCCTTATTGGGTAAAAATAACCACAAAAAAACCCCACTGTATTTATTATTTTGGGCCATTCGATAATTATAGCGAAGCCAAAGAAATGCAGTCGGGTTATGTAGAAGATTTAATGACAGAAAAAGCAATAGGGATCACAGTAGAAATTAAACGTTGCTTGCCAACTCGATTAACAATTATGGAAGAAGAAGAAGTTTATCAGCAATCTGAGATCTTCAAATATTAA
- a CDS encoding antibiotic biosynthesis monooxygenase family protein, with product MILEVAVLKIKPNFNQEFETAFASASKIIASMPGYIEHSLQKCLEIENQYLLLVNWQTLEDHTIGFRESEQYQTWKQLLHHYYEPFPIVEHYKTIL from the coding sequence ATGATCTTAGAAGTAGCAGTATTAAAAATTAAACCTAATTTCAATCAAGAGTTTGAGACGGCTTTTGCTTCAGCCTCTAAAATTATTGCTTCTATGCCAGGATATATTGAACATAGTCTACAAAAATGTTTAGAGATAGAAAATCAATATCTATTACTAGTTAACTGGCAAACCCTAGAAGACCATACAATAGGTTTTAGAGAATCAGAGCAGTATCAAACGTGGAAACAGTTACTGCATCATTATTATGAGCCTTTTCCTATAGTGGAACATTACAAAACAATACTTTAA
- a CDS encoding exsB protein produces the protein MNKAVVLLSGGLDSATTTAIAIDAGYEVIALSFRYGQRHYKELEAAKKIAQAFNIQDHFIIDVNLSQWGGSSLTDQSLTIPQSGVKTDIIPSTYVPGRNTVFIAIALSLAEAKGAQAIYLGINAIDYSGYPDCRPEYLQAFQQLANLASKAGIEGNTPQLIAPLVNDSKADIVRRALKLNVPIADTWSCYQGGENPCGLCDSCRIRDQALIAVGRADLCSN, from the coding sequence ATGAATAAAGCAGTAGTCTTATTATCTGGTGGGTTAGACTCCGCTACCACTACCGCTATTGCCATAGATGCAGGATATGAAGTTATCGCTCTTTCTTTTCGTTATGGTCAGCGTCACTACAAAGAATTAGAAGCTGCTAAAAAAATTGCTCAAGCATTCAATATTCAAGATCATTTTATAATTGATGTCAATTTATCCCAGTGGGGGGGATCATCTTTAACTGATCAATCCCTGACTATTCCCCAGTCTGGAGTAAAAACAGATATTATTCCCTCTACTTATGTACCAGGACGTAACACAGTTTTTATAGCGATCGCTCTTTCCCTAGCCGAGGCGAAGGGTGCGCAAGCAATTTATCTAGGAATTAACGCCATTGATTATTCTGGGTATCCTGATTGTCGTCCCGAATATTTACAGGCTTTTCAACAGTTAGCTAATCTTGCTTCCAAAGCAGGTATTGAAGGAAACACACCACAATTAATTGCTCCCTTAGTTAACGACTCTAAAGCAGATATTGTGCGTCGCGCTTTAAAATTAAATGTACCTATTGCTGATACTTGGTCTTGTTATCAAGGGGGGGAAAACCCTTGTGGGTTATGCGATTCCTGTCGTATACGAGATCAGGCTTTGATTGCGGTTGGGCGTGCTGATTTATGTAGTAATTAG
- a CDS encoding tRNA modification GTPase TrmE: MSLVQGETIVAIATAIVPQQGSVGIVRLSGATALEIAKILFDVPGKQQWSSHRILYGYVRDPSTKQVVDEALLLLMLQPRSYTREDVVEFHCHGGIIAVQEVLQLCVAQGARLAQPGEFTLRAFLNGRIDLTQAESVSELVAAQSQAASQVALAGLQGKLGSPIRRLRTICLDILAEVEARIDFEDDLPPLNEADIQQQLQEVSNEVNLVLATAEQGELLRNGLKVAIVGCPNVGKSSLLNTWSRSDRAIVTDLPGTTRDVIESSLVVGGIPIQVLDTAGIRETVDTVEKIGVERSLLAAAAADLVLLTIDAAVGWSEDVEDIYNQVKHQPVILVVNKIDLAPSPSLNYPLEIPQVVYTSAANNQGIDRLETAILALVGKGEITAANSALAINQRQAAALTRAKVSLEQVQETIINQLPLDFWTIDLRGAIQALGEITGEEVTESVLDRIFSRFCIGK, translated from the coding sequence ATGTCTTTAGTTCAGGGAGAAACTATAGTAGCGATCGCAACAGCAATTGTTCCTCAACAGGGGAGTGTGGGAATAGTTCGTTTATCAGGAGCAACGGCTTTAGAGATTGCTAAAATTTTATTTGATGTTCCAGGTAAACAGCAATGGTCATCTCATCGTATTCTCTATGGTTATGTGCGTGATCCCTCAACTAAACAAGTGGTGGATGAGGCTCTTTTATTATTAATGCTGCAACCACGCTCTTATACCAGGGAAGATGTAGTGGAATTTCATTGTCATGGTGGAATTATCGCCGTACAAGAAGTGTTACAGTTATGTGTTGCCCAAGGAGCAAGATTAGCACAACCAGGAGAATTTACCCTTAGAGCTTTTCTTAATGGCAGAATAGATTTAACTCAAGCCGAAAGTGTATCAGAATTAGTGGCTGCTCAATCTCAAGCAGCTTCTCAGGTGGCTTTAGCAGGTTTACAAGGTAAATTAGGTAGTCCTATTCGTAGGTTACGGACAATCTGTTTAGATATTTTGGCAGAAGTGGAAGCAAGGATTGATTTTGAGGATGATTTACCGCCACTAAATGAAGCTGATATTCAGCAACAATTACAAGAAGTATCAAACGAGGTAAATTTAGTTTTAGCAACCGCCGAGCAGGGAGAATTATTGAGGAATGGGTTAAAAGTGGCGATCGTTGGTTGTCCTAATGTGGGTAAATCTAGTTTGTTGAATACTTGGAGTCGAAGCGATCGCGCGATCGTTACGGATTTACCTGGTACAACCCGTGATGTCATTGAATCTAGTTTAGTTGTCGGTGGGATTCCTATTCAAGTTTTAGATACCGCAGGGATTAGGGAAACGGTTGATACTGTAGAAAAAATAGGTGTAGAGCGATCGCTCTTGGCTGCTGCTGCTGCTGATTTGGTGTTATTAACTATTGATGCTGCGGTTGGCTGGAGTGAGGATGTTGAGGATATTTATAATCAAGTTAAACATCAACCAGTAATTTTAGTTGTTAATAAAATAGATTTAGCTCCCTCTCCCTCTTTAAATTATCCTTTGGAAATCCCACAGGTAGTTTATACCAGTGCTGCTAATAATCAAGGGATAGATCGCTTGGAAACAGCTATTTTGGCGTTGGTTGGCAAAGGAGAAATCACTGCTGCTAATTCTGCCTTGGCAATTAATCAAAGACAAGCTGCTGCTTTAACTAGAGCTAAAGTATCTTTAGAGCAAGTTCAAGAAACCATTATTAATCAATTACCCTTAGACTTTTGGACTATTGATCTGCGAGGTGCAATTCAGGCTTTGGGAGAAATTACAGGTGAGGAGGTAACAGAATCAGTTTTAGATCGTATTTTTAGTCGTTTTTGTATAGGTAAGTAA
- a CDS encoding AraC family transcriptional regulator yields the protein MEQKLPQDKQIISLNQAEAFKHILPSAPSLSSYQAGWGGFFLAYYPEYPGCESPKSSFRQHALEVIDPGFSSAHERYLATQHLAYRLQGGESCFCPANTTHWTKWDEPLSFTVITFELDLFTHISHQMYPGDRLEFKPQWQVFDPIIQVLVQALKADLIANCPAGKLYGESFGTALAVHLVKHFAVVSPSSNYSLDVLSSKKKQDVLDFIEAHLDQNMSLDDLANIAGISKYYFCRLFKQTMQIPPHQYVVRRRIEKAKQLLKCSDLTTVEIALECGFAHQSHLSRHFKRLVGVSPQKFRKS from the coding sequence ATGGAGCAAAAATTACCTCAAGATAAGCAAATCATTAGTTTAAATCAGGCGGAAGCTTTTAAACATATTTTGCCTTCTGCACCCAGTTTATCTAGTTATCAAGCTGGCTGGGGTGGGTTTTTTTTGGCATATTATCCAGAATATCCTGGTTGTGAATCTCCTAAATCTAGCTTTCGGCAACACGCTTTAGAAGTTATCGATCCTGGTTTTTCCTCTGCACACGAGCGTTATTTAGCAACACAACATCTGGCTTATCGTTTGCAGGGGGGAGAATCTTGTTTTTGTCCTGCTAATACGACTCATTGGACAAAGTGGGATGAGCCATTAAGCTTTACCGTTATTACTTTCGAGTTAGATTTATTTACTCATATATCGCACCAAATGTACCCAGGCGATCGCTTGGAATTTAAACCTCAATGGCAGGTATTTGACCCAATAATTCAGGTATTAGTACAAGCCCTTAAAGCTGATTTAATCGCTAATTGTCCAGCAGGTAAGCTTTACGGAGAGTCTTTTGGTACAGCCCTTGCAGTGCATTTAGTTAAGCATTTTGCTGTTGTTTCTCCTAGTAGTAATTATTCTTTAGATGTTTTATCCTCGAAAAAAAAGCAGGATGTCTTAGATTTTATTGAAGCGCATCTGGATCAAAATATGAGTTTAGATGATTTAGCTAACATTGCAGGCATTAGTAAATATTATTTTTGTCGCTTATTTAAACAAACTATGCAAATTCCGCCTCATCAATATGTTGTTAGACGTAGAATTGAGAAAGCTAAGCAATTACTTAAATGTTCCGATTTAACTACCGTTGAAATAGCTTTAGAATGTGGTTTTGCCCATCAAAGTCATTTAAGTCGTCATTTTAAACGTCTTGTTGGTGTTTCACCTCAAAAGTTTCGTAAGAGCTAA
- a CDS encoding OsmC family protein, whose translation MANHQTHHYQVQVVWTGNNGYGTNNYQAYDRSHSIIVPGKPTILGSSDVAFRGDPTKYNPEELLLASVSSCHMLWYLHLCATNCVVVTSYLDQPIGIMQENKDGSGKFVEVILKPVVTITANSDQLQAAQLHLQVHQYCFIGNSVNFPVKCQPFVQID comes from the coding sequence ATGGCAAATCATCAGACGCATCACTATCAAGTACAAGTTGTTTGGACTGGTAATAATGGTTATGGCACAAATAATTATCAAGCTTACGATCGCTCTCACTCTATTATTGTCCCAGGTAAACCAACAATTTTAGGTTCTTCTGATGTGGCTTTTCGCGGAGATCCAACTAAATATAACCCAGAGGAATTATTGCTTGCTTCGGTATCTAGTTGTCATATGCTGTGGTATTTACATTTATGTGCTACTAATTGTGTGGTTGTCACTAGTTATTTAGATCAGCCAATAGGAATAATGCAGGAAAATAAAGACGGTAGCGGTAAGTTTGTTGAGGTGATTCTTAAACCAGTTGTAACTATAACGGCTAATAGCGATCAGCTTCAAGCAGCACAATTACATCTGCAAGTACATCAGTATTGTTTTATCGGTAATTCAGTTAATTTTCCAGTTAAGTGTCAACCATTTGTTCAAATTGATTAA
- a CDS encoding putative beta-lactamase, with amino-acid sequence MVQTFSKSKRQPHTDTSSYKSIPQESLNKISAYAEASNSSALLVIHKGKIVLERYWQGFTATSTFNSMSLSKIVALLIGIAIEEKHINSELDPVAKYIPEWSKDERRKITLQDLLYMQSGLRNESNTNSLTSDLVQMYMGDNLDAVSLNIPAIQPTQKAFDYNNANTQILKQVLEKAIGEKYIDYLSTRLWQPLKANDPAIWLDKDQGKPKTFCCLFATPQDWGKIGQLLINDGKVNDQQIVSAAWLDINGTTILFRS; translated from the coding sequence TTGGTACAAACCTTTAGCAAAAGTAAAAGGCAACCCCACACAGATACCAGTAGCTACAAATCTATCCCTCAAGAGAGTTTAAATAAAATTTCAGCTTATGCCGAAGCAAGCAATTCCTCTGCTTTGCTAGTAATACACAAGGGCAAAATTGTTTTAGAACGTTATTGGCAAGGTTTTACTGCTACTTCTACTTTCAACTCCATGTCTTTATCAAAAATTGTTGCTTTGCTAATTGGTATTGCCATTGAGGAAAAACACATAAACTCCGAATTAGATCCCGTGGCGAAATATATCCCAGAATGGTCTAAAGATGAACGTCGTAAGATTACCCTGCAAGATTTACTATATATGCAGTCTGGATTACGCAATGAAAGCAATACTAATAGCTTAACCTCAGATTTAGTTCAAATGTATATGGGAGATAACCTAGATGCGGTATCACTAAACATCCCCGCAATTCAACCTACGCAAAAAGCATTTGATTACAATAATGCCAATACTCAGATACTCAAGCAAGTATTAGAAAAAGCCATAGGAGAAAAATATATAGATTACCTATCGACTCGTTTGTGGCAACCTTTAAAAGCTAATGATCCAGCTATCTGGCTAGATAAAGATCAAGGTAAGCCTAAAACATTTTGTTGTTTATTTGCCACCCCTCAAGATTGGGGTAAAATTGGGCAGCTATTGATCAATGATGGTAAAGTTAACGACCAACAGATAGTTAGTGCTGCTTGGCTGGATATAAATGGTACAACCATCCTCTTTAGAAGCTAG
- a CDS encoding putative epoxide hydrolase-related protein — translation MAMLNNLDSSRIELNGIEYYVRDSQQGKETVLLLHGWPDDGTVWCKQIPTLIDAGYRVICPDLPGYGLSPAPSETSRCQINNLLADLIILLKQLDINQVHCIAHDYGAVLGWELAANTQLLKTYTAMSVGHLAEFLTISLETLQLQWLYFLNVQDIAPQLYRANNGYLLRKVLRSHPQSDRIINKALELGVLENMAMLERANPVAEYLLASLNKHLPTPLLIDIPTLGIWSENDDFLWESQMKNSDKYVSSHWSYIRIPQAGHWFMLEKPDIINQLLLTWLEKNS, via the coding sequence ATGGCAATGTTAAATAATTTAGATAGCAGTAGAATTGAATTAAATGGAATTGAATATTATGTACGCGACTCCCAGCAAGGAAAAGAAACTGTACTTCTTCTCCACGGTTGGCCAGACGATGGTACAGTTTGGTGTAAGCAAATACCTACATTAATTGATGCTGGATACAGAGTTATTTGTCCAGATTTACCAGGTTATGGTTTAAGCCCTGCACCCTCAGAAACATCCAGGTGTCAAATAAATAATTTGCTTGCTGATTTAATAATTTTGCTCAAGCAATTAGATATTAATCAAGTCCATTGTATTGCTCATGATTATGGTGCGGTTTTAGGTTGGGAGTTAGCTGCTAATACACAACTGCTTAAAACCTATACTGCTATGTCCGTAGGTCATCTGGCAGAATTTTTAACCATATCTTTGGAAACCTTACAACTGCAATGGCTGTATTTTCTTAATGTTCAAGATATAGCTCCTCAATTATATCGTGCTAATAATGGTTACTTACTGCGAAAAGTTTTAAGATCCCATCCACAGAGCGATCGCATTATTAATAAGGCTTTGGAATTGGGAGTATTGGAAAATATGGCAATGTTGGAAAGGGCTAACCCAGTTGCTGAATATCTCCTTGCTAGTTTAAATAAACATTTACCCACACCACTGTTAATTGATATTCCCACTTTAGGAATTTGGAGTGAAAACGATGATTTTCTTTGGGAGTCACAAATGAAAAATTCTGATAAATATGTTTCTTCCCATTGGTCGTATATTCGTATTCCCCAAGCAGGACATTGGTTTATGCTAGAAAAACCAGATATTATTAATCAGCTACTTTTAACTTGGCTAGAGAAAAATTCTTAA